From a single Rhinolophus ferrumequinum isolate MPI-CBG mRhiFer1 chromosome 15, mRhiFer1_v1.p, whole genome shotgun sequence genomic region:
- the NOSIP gene encoding nitric oxide synthase-interacting protein, with product MTRHGKNCTAGAVYTYHEKKKDTAASGYGTQNIRLSRDAVKDFDCCCLSLQPCHDPVVTPDGYLYEREAILEYILHQKKEIARQMKAYEKQRGARREEQKELQRAAMKDQVRGFLEKEAAIVSRPLNPFTPKTTSGNGPDDTQPGPSTGATGKDKDKALPSFWIPSLTPEAKATKLEKPSRTVTCPMSGKPLRMSDLTPVRFTLLDDSVDRVGLITRSERYVCAVTRDSLSNATPCAVLRPSGAVVTLECVEKLIRKDMVDPVNGEKLTDRDIIVLQRGGTGFAGSGVKLQAEKSRPVMQA from the exons ATGACACGGCACGGCAAGAACTGCACAGCGGGGGCTGTCTACACCTACCATGAGAAGAAGAAGGACACAG CGGCCTCAGGCTACGGGACCCAGAACATTCGACTGAGCCGGGATGCCGTCAAGGACTTCGACTGCTGCTGCCTCTCTCTGCAGCCCTGCCACGACCCTGTTGTCAC TCCAGATGGCTACCTGTATGAGCGGGAGGCAATCCTGGAGTACATTTTGCACCAGAAGAAGGAGATAGCTCGACAAATGAAG GCCTATGAAAAGCAGCGAGGTGCCCGGCGGGAGGAACAGAAAGAGCTGCAGCGGGCTGCCATGAAGGACCAGGTGCggggcttcctggagaaggaggcGGCCATCGTGAGCCGGCCCCTCAACCCCTTCACACCCAAGACCACCTCAGGGAATGGCCCAG ATGATACCCAACCTGGTCCCAGCACTGGCGCCACAGGCAAAGACAAGGACAAAGCATTGCCCAGCTTCTGGATCCCATCGCTGACCCCAGAGGCCAAGGCCACCAAGCTGGAGAAGCCG TCGCGCACGGTGACGTGCCCCATGTCCGGAAAGCCTCTGCGCATGTCAGACCTGACGCCTGTGCGTTTCACGCTGCTCGATGACTCCGTGGACCGCGTGGGGCTCATCACACGCAGTGAGCGCTACGTGTGCGCTGTGACCCGTGACAGCCTGAGCAATGCCACACCATGCGCCGTTCTGCGGCCCTC AGGGGCCGTAGTCACCCTTGAGTGTGTGGAGAAGCTGATTCGGAAGGACATGGTGGACCCCGTGAATGGGGAGAAACTCACGGACCGGGACATCATCGTGCTGCAGCGG gGTGGCACGGGCTTCGCAGGCTCTGGAGTGAAGCTGCAGGCGGAAAAGTCGCGACCAGTGATGCAGGCCTGA